A genomic region of Nostoc sp. UHCC 0702 contains the following coding sequences:
- a CDS encoding F0F1 ATP synthase subunit epsilon, whose amino-acid sequence MTLTVRVISPDKTIWDAPADEVILPSTTGQLGILSGHAPLLTALDTGVMRVRASKNQPWQVIALLGGFAEVEEDEVTILVNGAERGDKINLEEARAAYSQAETRLSQVPAGDRQAQIQATQAFKRARARFQAAGGLI is encoded by the coding sequence ATGACATTAACCGTTCGTGTAATTTCCCCAGATAAAACAATTTGGGATGCCCCAGCTGACGAAGTAATTTTGCCCAGTACAACCGGTCAGCTAGGAATCCTGAGTGGACACGCACCACTGTTGACTGCTCTGGATACTGGTGTCATGCGAGTGCGTGCCTCCAAAAATCAGCCTTGGCAAGTGATCGCTCTTTTGGGTGGCTTTGCCGAAGTTGAAGAAGATGAAGTAACAATTCTGGTGAATGGTGCTGAACGCGGCGATAAAATTAACCTTGAAGAAGCCCGTGCTGCTTACAGTCAAGCAGAAACGCGTTTGAGTCAAGTGCCAGCAGGCGATCGTCAAGCACAAATCCAGGCAACCCAAGCCTTCAAACGCGCCCGCGCCCGCTTTCAAGCTGCTGGCGGTTTGATCTAA
- the atpD gene encoding F0F1 ATP synthase subunit beta: MVTTANKTNIGYITQIIGPVVDVKFPGGKLPQIYNALTIKGTNEAGQQINLTVEVQQLLGDNQVRGVAMSTTDGLVRGLEVVDTGAAISVPVGKATLGRIFNVLGEPVDNQGPVNAEATLPIHRSAPKFTELETKPSVFETGIKVVDLLTPYRRGGKIGLFGGAGVGKTVIMMELINNIATQHGGVSVFAGVGERTREGNDLYNEMIESGVINKDNLNESKIALVYGQMNEPPGARMRVGLSGLTVAEYFRDVNKQDVLLFIDNIFRFVQAGSEVSALLGRMPSAVGYQPTLGTDVGELQERITSTTEGSITSIQAVYVPADDLTDPAPATTFAHLDGTTVLSRGLAAKGIYPAVDPLGSTSTMLQPNIVGEEHYNTARKVQSTLQRYKELQDIIAILGLDELSEDDRVTVARARKVERFLSQPFFVAEVFTGSPGKYVKLEDTIKGFQKILSGELDYLPEQAFYLVGDINEAIAKGEKLKG, translated from the coding sequence ATGGTCACCACCGCAAACAAAACAAACATTGGTTACATTACCCAAATCATTGGTCCAGTTGTAGACGTTAAGTTCCCCGGCGGTAAATTGCCGCAAATCTACAACGCTTTGACCATCAAAGGCACTAACGAAGCTGGACAACAAATCAACCTGACTGTTGAAGTGCAGCAATTGCTGGGCGACAACCAGGTGCGGGGAGTTGCTATGAGCACCACCGATGGCTTAGTGCGCGGTCTGGAAGTCGTCGATACTGGCGCTGCTATCAGCGTACCAGTTGGTAAAGCCACCTTGGGCCGCATTTTCAACGTTCTTGGCGAACCCGTAGATAACCAAGGGCCTGTAAATGCTGAGGCGACCTTACCCATTCACCGCTCAGCTCCCAAATTCACTGAACTGGAAACCAAACCTTCCGTGTTTGAAACTGGGATTAAAGTTGTTGACCTCCTGACTCCCTATCGACGCGGCGGTAAGATTGGTCTGTTTGGCGGAGCAGGTGTCGGCAAGACCGTGATCATGATGGAATTGATCAACAACATCGCTACCCAGCACGGTGGTGTATCTGTTTTTGCTGGAGTAGGTGAGCGTACCCGTGAAGGGAATGACCTCTACAACGAAATGATTGAATCTGGGGTTATCAACAAAGACAACCTCAACGAGTCGAAAATTGCTCTCGTATACGGTCAGATGAACGAGCCACCCGGAGCTAGAATGCGGGTTGGTCTGTCAGGCTTGACAGTAGCAGAGTACTTCCGCGACGTTAACAAGCAGGACGTACTACTGTTTATTGACAACATCTTCCGGTTCGTACAAGCAGGTTCAGAAGTATCCGCACTTCTCGGTCGGATGCCATCAGCGGTAGGATACCAGCCCACACTGGGAACTGACGTAGGTGAACTGCAAGAGCGGATTACCTCGACCACAGAGGGTTCAATTACCTCAATTCAAGCAGTATACGTACCTGCGGACGACCTCACCGACCCCGCACCTGCAACCACCTTCGCTCACTTGGACGGAACAACGGTACTGTCTCGCGGTTTAGCAGCTAAGGGAATTTATCCGGCGGTAGACCCCCTTGGTTCAACTTCCACCATGCTACAGCCCAATATTGTAGGTGAGGAACACTACAATACTGCCCGTAAAGTGCAGTCAACTCTGCAACGTTATAAGGAACTCCAAGACATTATTGCCATCCTTGGTTTGGATGAATTGTCTGAAGATGACCGTGTAACTGTGGCGCGTGCGCGGAAGGTTGAGCGTTTCTTGTCTCAGCCGTTCTTTGTGGCAGAAGTGTTCACAGGCTCTCCTGGTAAGTATGTGAAGTTGGAAGATACCATCAAAGGGTTCCAGAAAATTCTGTCTGGTGAGTTGGATTATTTACCAGAACAGGCTTTCTACTTGGTGGGCGATATTAACGAAGCGATCGCCAAAGGTGAAAAGCTCAAGGGTTAA
- the fabG gene encoding 3-oxoacyl-ACP reductase FabG yields the protein MKGKQVLLTGGTGGLGLGVTLAVLAQDAEVTISYRNPKEVERLKHNLPPADFERIHFIPANLEEEASVENLINRIGRVDVLIHLVGGFSIGKIHEYSFFDWKHEFDINLNTTFLTCKYSLKSMWQHGYGRIVTVASKAALEPAGQLGAYSAAKAGVVALTKAIADETKGTDITANVVLPSVIDTPTNREAMGTENADSWVKPESLAQLICFLASQAAKDIRGAAIPIYGNL from the coding sequence ATGAAAGGCAAGCAAGTTTTACTCACAGGTGGTACTGGTGGTCTAGGTTTAGGCGTGACACTGGCAGTTCTCGCCCAAGATGCCGAAGTGACAATTTCTTATCGTAATCCCAAAGAAGTCGAACGCCTCAAGCACAATCTTCCACCCGCAGATTTTGAGAGAATTCACTTTATCCCCGCTAATCTGGAGGAGGAAGCCTCAGTAGAAAATCTCATCAACCGCATAGGGCGGGTGGATGTGTTAATTCATCTAGTAGGTGGCTTTTCAATCGGAAAAATTCACGAATACAGTTTTTTCGATTGGAAACATGAATTTGATATTAACCTAAATACAACTTTTTTGACTTGCAAATATAGCCTAAAAAGTATGTGGCAACATGGCTATGGACGCATTGTGACGGTGGCTTCCAAAGCAGCTTTAGAACCAGCTGGGCAATTGGGTGCATATTCCGCTGCTAAAGCTGGTGTGGTAGCTTTGACAAAAGCGATCGCAGATGAAACTAAAGGCACTGATATCACTGCCAATGTTGTCCTTCCCAGTGTGATTGATACCCCTACTAACCGCGAAGCAATGGGTACAGAAAATGCTGATAGTTGGGTAAAACCGGAATCTCTAGCGCAATTAATCTGCTTTTTAGCCTCCCAAGCCGCCAAAGATATTCGCGGTGCAGCAATCCCCATATATGGCAATCTTTAG